A part of Ascochyta rabiei chromosome 3, complete sequence genomic DNA contains:
- a CDS encoding Origin recognition complex subunit 3: MEHQRCYVYRPPEIEERATKRQRTKNAQFQPQLQERLQIYRELWDQQELRIQNTLEEADSATQQDIVDFVSASGSLPDEPKSAIPTGLVVAGPSIASHGPYFERLGRKIRSDTDSAYILLTSGECPNLKTLLKNLIKKATSRVVDDDEDELDQPSKPSRHGPKLLNYDLGHIQEWRRKNQVSSIVVTIQDSEAFDAGLLVDLVDLLHSWLDRLPFVLLVGIATSADSFEDRLSGQSLRFLEGQRFDVTQSDDIIEKLFSATVGSLDNRLFIGPQLCRRMLDRQRDHVQNVQDFCDGLRYAYMSHFYASYASIFLANSLKFQQLQTDAMEAVRNLPSFRRHVETRLEQGSFGPQTVRRLLESDHELFEDVKHYTTLAQQELSDLNHAAQILFSIREALQMTPKIRASSIWIRAASSDLLESPLLRETLLVLKKTPSDKFASVLSALEQLSGLKKIPIKKTHNGNVEVMEVNSIREEFDNLLGQQETSTPLRTQHDVRSDSLRTTVVAQKVLLSKHKAALSKQDQAYSDLVTRLHDELGSFFETALIDPQTLLFSEIFTYDLKSPHLEVFQPKPRFAIERAMACPHDYLGCDCCGAADGKESLLSAAQPATAIVYQLYLESGALINVSDLWSAFKAIAGEDDDDDDDDSKTMAPFQRALAELKYLGLLRPTKKKTDHVAKVMWKGL, encoded by the exons ATGGAACACCAGAGATGCTATGTTTACCGGCCGCCAGAGATTGAAGAGCGAGCAACCAAGCGTCAACGCACAAAAAATGCCCAATTCCAGCCCCAGCTGCAAGAGCGACTCCAGATCTATCGAGAGCTATGGGACCAGCAAGAGCTACGTATCCAG AACACGTTAGAAGAGGCAGACAGTGCTACACAGCAGGATATCGTTGACTTTGTTTCGGCGTCAGGGTCGTTACCAGATGAGCCCAAGTCCGCCATACCAACAGGTCTTGTCGTCGCAGGACCAAGCATCGCATCCCATGGACCCTATTTCGAACGATTGGgaagaaagattagatcagATACGGACAGCGCCTACATTCTGCTAACATCCGGCGAATGTCCTAACCTGAAAACATTGCTTAAGAATCTTATCAAGAAGGCAACGTCGCGAGTTgtggacgacgacgaggacgagctTGACCAGCCAAGCAAGCCTTCGAGGCATGGGCCGAAGTTGCTAAACTACGACCTTGGGCATATTCAGGAGTGGCGAAGGAAGAATCAAGTCTCAAGCATCGTCGTCACTATTCAGGATAGCGAGGCGTTTGATGCAGGGTTGCTTGTCGATCTCGTCGATCTACTACA CTCATGGTTAGACCGTCTGCCGTTTGTGCTGCTTGTTGGCATTGCTACGTCTGCGGACAGCTTTGAAGATCGCTTATCTGGGCAGTCTCTTCGATTTCTCGAAGGGCAAAGATTTGACGTCACACAATCCGACGATATTATCGAGAAGCTGTTCAGCGCAACTGTTGGCAGCCTCGATAATCGCTTGTTCATCGGTCCGCAGCTGTGCCGTCGCATGCTAGACCGACAAAGAGATCATGTGCAGAACGTGCAGGACTTTTGCGATGGTCTTAGATATGCTTACATGTCACACTTCTACGCCAGCTATGCTAGCATCTTCCTGGCCAATAGTCTAAAGTTCCAGCAACTCCAGACGGATGCCATGGAAGCAGTGCGCAACTTGCCATCGTTCCGCCGGCATGTAGAGACCAGACTCGAACAGGGGAGCTTCGGCCCACAGACAGTTCGCAGGTTACTTGAATCGGATCACGAATTGTTCGAGGATGTCAAACATTACACCACATTAGCCCAACAAGAACTGTCTGACTTGAACCACGCAGCACAGATACTGTTCAGCATTCGAGAGGCCCTTCAGATGACACCGAAAATCCGGGCTTCTAGTATATGGATACGTGCAGCATCTTCAGACCTGCTGGAGTCACCACTTCTCCGCGAAACTCTGTTGGTCCTCAAGAAGACTCCGTCTGACAAGTTTGCGAGCGTGCTATCAGCGTTGGAACAACTATCGGGTCTGAAGAAGATACCGATCAAGAAAACGCACAACGGCAACGTGGAGGTCATGGAAGTGAACAGTATTCGAGAAGAATTCGACAATCTCCTCGGACAACAGGAAACGTCCACTCCCCTCCGCACACAACACGACGTTCGCAGCGACAGCCTCCGAACGACCGTAGTTGCGCAGAAAGTGCTTCTCAGCAAGCACAAAGCGGCCCTTTCAAAGCAGGACCAGGCCTATTCAGACTTGGTCACCCGCCTGCACGACGAGCTGGGGTCATTCTTCGAAACGGCTCTCATCGACCCGCAAACGCTGCTCTTTTCCGAGATCTTCACCTACGACCTCAAATCGCCCCACCTCGAAGTCTTCCAGCCTAAGCCACGGTTTGCCATTGAGCGTGCCATGGCTTGCCCCCATGATTACCTGGGCTGTGATTGCTGCGGTGCAGCTGACGGGAAGGAGTCACTCCTTTCTGCCGCGCAACCGGCGACCGCAATCGTGTATCAGCTATACCTCGAGTCGGGAGCTCTCATCAACGTGAGCGATCTGTGGTCAGCTTTCAAGGCGATCGCCGGGGAAgacgatgatgacgacgacgacgactcgAAGACAAT GGCACCGTTCCAAAGAGCTCTTGCGGAGCTCAAATACCTGGGCTTGCTCAGGCCAACTAAGAAGAAGACCGACCATGTTGCAAAGGTCATGTGGAAAGGTCTGTAG
- a CDS encoding copper transpport protein, variant 2, whose amino-acid sequence MDDVLTPDPLRNSPVLFSSPHSYVRLHHHDSMDHLHMDHGHMDHDMPGMDHGHKCNMNMLFTWDTTDLCVVFRSWHISGTFSLIVALVGIVLLTAGYEAVREASRRYEAHANKALEGRRGGDDLRDGITTDESSSLLHSGRNAGGSAEQQAKLVKAALYAVQVFYSFFIMLLFMTYNGWIMLAVAAGAFVGYLLFANSSPTKSAACH is encoded by the exons ATGGACGATGTCCTGACTCCTGACCCCCTTCGCAACAGTCCTGTTCTGTTCTCTTCTCCTCACAGCTACGTACGGCTACACCATCACGATAGCATGGACCACTTGCACATGGATCACGGTCACATGGACCACGACATGCCCGGCATGGACCACGGCCACAAGTGCAACATGAAC ATGCTGTTCACGTGGGACACGACAGACCTCTGCGTCGTCTTCCGCAGCTGGCACATCAGCGGCACCTTTTCGCTGATCGTAGCGCTCGTCGGCATCGTACTGCTCACCGCCGGCTACGAGGCTGTGCGCGAGGCGTCGAGGCGGTACGAGGCGCATGCCAACAAGGCGCTCGAGGGCAGAAGGGGCGGTGATGATCTGAGAG ACGGCATCACGACCGATGAATCGAGCTCATTGCTTCACTCAGGGAGAAACGCGGGAGGCAGTGCTGAGCAGCAGGCGAAGCTTGTCAAGGCTGCGCTGTATGCTGTGCAGGTCTTCTATTCGTTCTTCATCAT GTTGTTGTTCATGACATACAATGGCTGGATCAtgcttgctgttgctgctggaGCGTTCGTCGGCTACTTGCTTTTTGCCAACTCGAGCCCTACCAAATCGGCTGCTTGCCACTAG
- a CDS encoding 3-hydroxyanthranilate 3,4-dioxygenase codes for MLKPPINNYCVYNDSITVMIVGGPNERTDYHVNETAEWFYQHKGSMLLKVVDNNEFRDIHIHEGDMFLLPPNTPHNPVRFKDTVGIVLEQHRPEGSMDRLRWYCQSCGEKVHEAAFHCTDLGTQIKDAVNAFKADTKARTCGNCGTICDTAPPKLDGKTKNKLEEEAKDDVAEEEGESAKEAEATAKTSTGEHVPWTPS; via the coding sequence ATGCTCAAGCCGCCCATCAACAACTACTGCGTGTACAATGACAGCATCACCGTCATGATCGTCGGCGGGCCCAACGAGCGCACCGACTACCACGTCAACGAGACCGCTGAGTGGTTCTACCAACACAAAGGCTCCATGCTGCTCAAGGTTGTCGACAACAACGAGTTCCGcgacatccacatccacgaGGGCGACATGTTCCTGCTGCCGCCGAATACCCCACACAACCCTGTCAGGTTCAAGGACACGGTGGGTATAGTGCTGGAACAACACCGGCCGGAGGGCAGCATGGACCGTCTGAGGTGGTACTGCCAGAGCTGTGGGGAGAAGGTCCACGAGGCCGCGTTCCACTGTACGGATCTAGGGACGCAGATCAAGGACGCGGTGAATGCGTTCAAGGCGGATACCAAGGCGAGGACGTGTGGGAATTGTGGCACGATATGCGATACCGCTCCTCCGAAACTAGACGGCAAGACCAAGAACAAGCTAGAGGAGGAGGCGAAAGACGACGTGGCGGAGGAGGAGGGAGAGAGCGCGAAGGAAGCGGAAGCGACTGCGAAGACGAGTACAGGAGAGCACGTGCCGTGGACGCCATCGTAG
- a CDS encoding Osmotic growth protein has product MSAKVIVVGAGLSGLSAAHTIYLAGGNVVLLDKNNFMGGNSTKATSGINGALTRTQVDHQIGDSVKQFYEDTLKSARDKARPDLIKVLTYKSAAAVEWLMDVFNLDLTLVSRLGGHSFPRTHRGHDAKFPGMAITYALMQRFEELAEAEPERVQLVKKAKVTKVNTEGNRTTGVTYTFGGEETTIEGPVILATGGYAADFTEDSLLKKWRPDTFDLSTTNGAHATGDGHKMLMKIGAQGIDMDKVQVHPTGLIDPKDPHAKTKFLAAEALRGEGGILLNSKGQRFCDDLGHRDYVSGKMWEEKEKGQWPIRLVLNSKASTVLDFHTRHYSGRGLMKKISGKELAKEIGISDEQLQEEFTSYNAIAKGEKKDTWGKKYFHNLPFDINDTFHVALMEPVLHFTMGGIEINDQAQCLNDQGKPFDGLFVCGELAGGVHGANRLGGSSLLGCVVYGRVAGDSASKYLFQQALNNAGGSAVSRLGQISLHIDPNTPGKISVEWGSGGGSGGAQAQASGGDKVAQQSQLSAAPVMKSGADSKDPGKVTKPNAPAKFSIPDKEFTLEEIAKHNKKDDLWIAVKGIVMDVTNWTDEHPGGPQALFSHMGKDASEEFEMLHDDEVIPKYAPEIVIGKVKGQEVTLEY; this is encoded by the exons ATGTCTGCGAAGGTTATTGTTGTTGGCGCTGGCT TGTCTGGCCTGAGCGCTGCTCACACCATTTACCTGGCTGGCGGCAATGTCGTCCTGCTCGACAAGAACA ACTTCATGGGAGGCAACTCCACCAAGGCCACGTCCGGTATCAACGGTGCCCTCACAAGGACACAGGTTGATCACCAGATTGGCGACAGCGTCAAGCAGTTTTACGAGGACACACTGAAGTCTGCACGAGACAAGGCGCGACCGGATCTGATCAAGGTCCTCACCTACAAGTCCGCTGCGGCTGTCGAGTGGCTGATGGATGTATTCAACCTCGACCTGACTCTCGTTTCACGACTTGG TGGCCACTCCTTCCCCCGTACTCATCGTGGCCATGATGCCAAGTTCCCTGGTATGGCCATCACATACGCTCTGATGCAGCGATTCGAGGAATTGGCTGAGGCTGAGCCCGAGCGCGTCCAGCTCGTCAAGAAGGCCAAGGTCACCAAGGTCAACACAGAGGGTAACCGCACCACGGGTGTCACTTACACATTCGGCGGCGAAGAGACAACAATCGAGGGTCCCGTCATCCTCGCAACTGGTGGCTACGCTGCCGACTTCACAGAAGACTCTCTGCTGAAGAAGTGGAGGCCAGACACATTCGACCTGTCCACCACCAACGGTGCTCACGCCACTGGTGACGGACACAAGATGCTGATGAAGATTGGTGCTCAGGGTATCGACATGGACAAGGTCCAGGTACACCCTACAGGTCTCATCGACCCCAAGGACCCTCATGCCAAGACCAAGTTCTTGGCTGCAGAGGCTCTCCGTGGTGAGGGTGGTATTCTTCTCAACAGCAAGGGCCAGCGTTTCTGCGATGACCTAGGACACCGTGACTACGTCTCTGGCAAGATGtgggaggagaaggagaagggcCAGTGGCCCATTCGTCTAGTCCTCAACTCGAAGGCCTCCACGGTCCTCGACTTCCACACAAGGCATTACTCCGGCCGTGGTCTGATGAAGAAGATTTCCGGCAAAGAGCTTGCCAAGGAGATTGGCATCAGCGACGAGCAGCTTCAGGAGGAGTTCACAAGCTACAACGCCATCGCCAAGGGCGAGAAGAAGGACACATGGGGCAAGAAGTACTTCCATAACCTGCCCTTTGACATCAACGACACATTCCACGTCGCGTTGATGGAGCCCGTCCTGCACTTCACCATGGGCGGTATCGAGATCAACGACCAGGCACAGTGCTTGAACGATCAGGGCAAGCCGTTCGACGGACTCTTCGTCTGTGGTGAGCTTGCTGGCGGTGTTCACGGTGCTAACCGTCTTGGTGGCTCGTCGTTGCTCGGTTGTGTCGTCTACGGCCGTGTTGCTGGTGACTCGGCGTCGAAGTACCTCTTCCAGCAGGCACTCAACAACGCCGGCGGGTCAGCAGTTTCCCGTCTTGGCCAGATCTCTCTGCACATCGATCCCAACACACCAGGAAAGATCTCCGTGGAGTGGGgtagcggcggcggcagcggcggcgcCCAGGCACAGGCTTCCGGTGGCGACAAGGTAGCACAACAGTCACAGCTGTCAGCAGCGCCCGTTATGAAGAGCGGCGCCGACTCGAAAGACCCGGGCAAGGTCACCAAGCCCAACGCACCAGCCAAGTTCTCCATTCCAGACAAGGAGTTCACACTCGAGGAGATTGCCAAGCACAACAAGAAGGACGACCTGTGGATCGCGGTAAAGGGCATTGTCATGGATGTCACCAACTGGACAGACGAGCACCCTGGCGGTCCTCAGGCGCTGTTCAGCCACATGGGCAAGGACGCGTCTGAGGAGTTTGAGATGCTCCACGACGACGAGGTCATTCCCAAGTACGCGCCCGAGATTGTCATTGGCAAGGTCAAGGGCCAGGAGGTGACACTCGAGTACTAG
- a CDS encoding copper transpport protein yields the protein MDDVLTPDPLRNSPVLFSSPHSYVRLHHHDSMDHLHMDHGHMDHDMPGMDHGHKCNMNMLFTWDTTDLCVVFRSWHISGTFSLIVALVGIVLLTAGYEAVREASRRYEAHANKALEGRRGGDDLRGEFMLFLSNVKRSCGAWGIAGMSFLASSTTRWNDS from the exons ATGGACGATGTCCTGACTCCTGACCCCCTTCGCAACAGTCCTGTTCTGTTCTCTTCTCCTCACAGCTACGTACGGCTACACCATCACGATAGCATGGACCACTTGCACATGGATCACGGTCACATGGACCACGACATGCCCGGCATGGACCACGGCCACAAGTGCAACATGAAC ATGCTGTTCACGTGGGACACGACAGACCTCTGCGTCGTCTTCCGCAGCTGGCACATCAGCGGCACCTTTTCGCTGATCGTAGCGCTCGTCGGCATCGTACTGCTCACCGCCGGCTACGAGGCTGTGCGCGAGGCGTCGAGGCGGTACGAGGCGCATGCCAACAAGGCGCTCGAGGGCAGAAGGGGCGGTGATGATCTGAGAGGTGAGTTCATGCTCTTCTTGTCTAACGTGAAGCGCTCGTGCGGCGCATGGGGGATTGCGGGCATGTCTTTCCTTGCTTCGTCTACCACACGTTGGAACGACAGCTGA